In Cystobacter fuscus DSM 2262, the sequence TGGACGGCGTCTCCGTCCTGCGCCAGTGGCGCGAGGCGGGCCTGCAGACGCCGGTGTTGATGTTGACGGCCCGGGGCACGACCGGGGAGAAGGTCATCGGGCTGCGGGCCGGGGCGGACGACTACCTGGTGAAGCCCTTCGACTTCGACGAGCTGCTGGCGCGGGTGGAGGCCCTGCGCCGCCGGGGTGAGCAGCAGGGCGGACCGGTGCGGATGGGCTCGGTGTTGTTGGATCCCCGCCGCCGGGTGTTGCGCCGGGGGCTCCAGGAGGAGTCGCTCACCGCGCGTGAGTTCTCCCTGATCTCCTCGCTGGCGCGCCAGCAGGGCACGCCCCAGGTGCGCGCGAGGCTGATGGCGCAGGCCTGGGGTCCGGACTTCGAGGGCAGCCCCAACGTGCTGGAGGTGTACGTGGGCTATCTGCGCACGAAGCTGGAGCGGCTGGGCGCCAAGGACGTTT encodes:
- a CDS encoding response regulator transcription factor gives rise to the protein MKLLLVEDEEKMVGLLKQGLEEEGHEIRVCTSGRTTPSQDELEHFDVILLDWSLPGLDGVSVLRQWREAGLQTPVLMLTARGTTGEKVIGLRAGADDYLVKPFDFDELLARVEALRRRGEQQGGPVRMGSVLLDPRRRVLRRGLQEESLTAREFSLISSLARQQGTPQVRARLMAQAWGPDFEGSPNVLEVYVGYLRTKLERLGAKDVSIRAVRGVGYTLLVEQGPREP